One genomic segment of Synechocystis sp. LKSZ1 includes these proteins:
- a CDS encoding AI-2E family transporter gives MQFAQWLGLISLLLVVLTLWRIRQLLLLLFAAVVVANGLNHLATYFQRQGLKRGLAIALAVGCFLGSLGLFIWRIIPPFLQEFQQLLTLVPQGINELNTWLGTMLAQFDPNLVALLPTAQQLNQQFQPLLTQIAGRGVNLFYGTLGLPLSFLLLLVLSLMLLADPQAYRRGFIRLFPAFYRQRLDYILTCCEAQLEEWLVTMLLSLVSVSVLTFLGLLILGIPLPLALALLAGLLSIIPNIGPLLSVIPPMAIALLDTPGKALAVLVVYVAIQQLESHYIVPRLLGKPLALLRGLLLLAQVFFASIFGILGLVLAAPLTVITQVLFKEILVRDILDPWQGRRYGAAEPRLAPNNDYPIYGDESP, from the coding sequence ATGCAGTTTGCCCAATGGCTCGGTTTAATTAGCCTCCTGTTGGTGGTGCTGACCCTGTGGCGCATTCGCCAACTGTTACTCCTACTGTTTGCCGCCGTGGTCGTGGCCAATGGGCTTAATCATTTAGCCACTTATTTTCAGCGCCAGGGCCTAAAACGCGGCCTGGCTATTGCCTTGGCGGTGGGCTGTTTCCTGGGGAGTTTAGGCCTGTTTATCTGGCGCATTATCCCCCCCTTTCTCCAGGAGTTTCAGCAATTATTAACGCTGGTGCCCCAGGGCATTAATGAACTGAATACTTGGCTCGGCACGATGCTGGCCCAGTTTGACCCTAACCTAGTGGCCCTCCTACCCACGGCCCAACAACTCAATCAACAATTTCAACCGCTTCTGACCCAGATCGCCGGGCGAGGCGTGAATTTGTTCTATGGAACTCTCGGTCTGCCCCTTAGTTTTTTGCTCTTGCTGGTGCTGAGCCTAATGCTTTTGGCCGACCCCCAGGCCTACCGTCGTGGCTTTATTCGCCTATTTCCGGCCTTCTACCGTCAACGTCTGGACTATATTCTGACCTGCTGTGAGGCCCAATTAGAGGAATGGCTGGTAACGATGCTGTTGAGCCTGGTCAGCGTCTCTGTCCTGACTTTTTTAGGCCTGTTAATCTTGGGCATTCCCCTGCCCCTGGCCCTGGCCCTCTTAGCGGGTCTGCTGTCGATCATTCCCAATATTGGCCCTTTGCTAAGTGTGATTCCCCCTATGGCTATTGCCCTCCTCGATACCCCTGGTAAGGCCTTAGCTGTATTGGTGGTGTATGTCGCCATTCAGCAATTGGAGAGTCACTACATTGTGCCCCGTCTGTTGGGGAAACCCTTGGCTCTGCTCCGGGGCCTCTTGCTCCTGGCCCAGGTATTTTTTGCCAGCATCTTTGGCATTCTGGGTTTAGTTTTGGCGGCCCCGTTGACAGTGATTACCCAAGTCCTGTTTAAGGAAATTCTGGTGAGGGATATTCTTGACCCCTGGCAAGGCCGACGTTACGGAGCAGCAGAACCTCGCTTAGCGCCTAATAATGACTACCCGATTTACGGTGATGAATCGCCGTGA
- a CDS encoding diflavin flavoprotein yields MKTKDVQVFPLAEHTLVLRSRTWERLKFEIEYGLQRGTTANAYLIQGDKTALLDPPGESFTAIFLAALQQRLDLSRLDYIILGHLNPNRGATLQALLALAPQATIVCSNPAALTLEKILEGNSASVKVIKGEESLDLGQGHQLEFVLTPHPRFPDQLCTYDPQTQVLYTDKLFGAHVCGDQVLDEGWSIYQEDRRYYFDCVLASAVRQVATALEKLNFKPARLYAPGHGPLVRYGLQELKISYGHWLTEQESKELKVALIYASAYGNTATLAQAIARGVGKAGVSVEAINAEIATGEEIKQAIQQSAGFIFGSPTLGGHAPTPIQTALGITLANADRNQLCGVFGSFGWSGEAIDLLEAKFRDAGFRFGFETIRVKFKPTDAVLKMCEEAGTDFAQAIKKAKKARQPKASVSESQSARAEQALGRLVGSLCIVTTQQGDVKGAMLASWVSQATFSPPGLTLAVAKERAIESLLYKNSNFVLNILAEGEHLGLMKHFLKPFGPGADRFEGIETETAQNGAPILKQALAYLECRVQDRLECGDHWVLYAATERGQLLQEGVTAIHHRKSGSHY; encoded by the coding sequence ATGAAAACCAAAGACGTACAAGTTTTCCCGCTAGCTGAACACACCCTTGTCCTGCGTTCTCGCACCTGGGAGCGTCTGAAGTTTGAAATTGAGTACGGCCTGCAACGGGGAACCACCGCCAATGCCTATCTGATCCAAGGGGATAAAACGGCTCTACTGGATCCGCCGGGGGAATCCTTTACTGCCATCTTTCTAGCGGCCCTCCAACAACGCCTGGATTTGAGCCGTTTGGACTACATTATCCTGGGTCATCTCAATCCTAACCGGGGGGCTACACTTCAAGCCTTGTTGGCCCTGGCCCCCCAGGCCACCATTGTTTGTTCTAATCCAGCGGCCCTGACCTTGGAAAAAATTTTGGAAGGTAATTCCGCCTCAGTTAAGGTGATCAAGGGAGAGGAAAGCTTGGATTTAGGCCAAGGCCATCAGTTGGAATTTGTTTTAACGCCCCATCCCCGTTTTCCCGACCAACTCTGTACCTACGACCCCCAGACCCAAGTCCTCTACACCGACAAACTCTTTGGGGCCCACGTCTGCGGCGACCAAGTGTTGGACGAAGGCTGGAGCATTTACCAAGAAGACCGACGCTACTATTTCGATTGTGTCCTGGCTTCAGCGGTACGGCAGGTAGCAACCGCCTTAGAGAAATTGAACTTTAAACCAGCGCGGCTCTACGCACCCGGTCATGGACCTTTAGTACGCTATGGCCTCCAGGAACTCAAAATCAGTTACGGTCACTGGTTAACGGAGCAGGAAAGTAAAGAACTCAAAGTAGCGCTCATCTATGCCTCCGCCTACGGTAATACAGCCACCCTGGCCCAGGCTATTGCTCGGGGAGTGGGTAAAGCTGGAGTAAGCGTCGAGGCCATTAATGCAGAAATAGCAACGGGAGAAGAGATCAAGCAAGCCATCCAGCAATCGGCGGGATTTATCTTTGGTTCTCCCACCCTGGGTGGCCATGCCCCCACACCCATTCAAACGGCCCTGGGGATTACCCTGGCCAATGCTGACCGCAATCAACTCTGTGGGGTCTTTGGTTCCTTTGGTTGGAGTGGCGAGGCCATTGATCTGTTGGAGGCAAAGTTTCGCGATGCAGGTTTTCGCTTTGGTTTCGAGACTATCCGGGTCAAGTTCAAACCGACCGACGCTGTGCTCAAAATGTGCGAGGAGGCGGGAACAGACTTTGCCCAGGCCATTAAAAAAGCTAAAAAGGCCCGTCAACCTAAGGCTTCGGTAAGTGAGTCCCAATCGGCTCGGGCGGAACAGGCCTTGGGGCGCTTGGTGGGGTCGCTTTGTATTGTCACTACCCAGCAGGGAGACGTCAAAGGGGCCATGTTGGCCTCCTGGGTCTCCCAGGCCACCTTTAGTCCACCGGGATTAACCCTCGCCGTAGCCAAGGAAAGGGCCATTGAATCCCTGCTCTATAAAAACAGTAATTTTGTTCTGAATATCTTGGCGGAAGGAGAGCACCTCGGCCTGATGAAGCATTTCCTGAAGCCTTTTGGGCCCGGCGCCGACCGCTTTGAAGGGATTGAAACAGAAACCGCCCAGAATGGTGCGCCCATCCTCAAACAGGCCCTGGCTTACCTAGAGTGTCGCGTCCAAGACCGACTCGAATGTGGCGATCATTGGGTATTGTACGCCGCTACGGAGCGGGGACAGTTGCTCCAGGAAGGGGTCACGGCGATTCATCACCGTAAATCGGGTAGTCATTATTAG
- a CDS encoding photosystem I reaction center subunit VIII, which produces MTGAYAASYLPWILIPIVGWLFPAVTMGLLFIHIESES; this is translated from the coding sequence ATGACCGGAGCTTACGCCGCTTCCTATTTGCCTTGGATTTTAATTCCCATCGTCGGTTGGTTATTCCCTGCTGTCACCATGGGTCTGCTCTTTATCCATATAGAAAGTGAATCCTAA
- a CDS encoding photosystem I reaction center protein subunit XI gives MAEYTQVVKAYNDDPFTGHLSTPISDSDFTRTFIGNLPAYRKGLSPILRGLEVGMAHGYFLVGPWTLLGPLRDGDNPALGGLIGALALVLIATTALSSYGLVSFQGEQGGADSLQSSEGWSQFAAGFFVGGMGGAFVAYFLLENIAVVDSIFRGLVN, from the coding sequence ATGGCTGAATATACTCAGGTCGTCAAAGCCTATAACGATGACCCTTTTACCGGGCACCTCTCTACCCCTATTTCTGATTCCGACTTTACGAGAACTTTTATTGGTAATCTACCCGCCTACCGCAAAGGCCTCTCTCCCATTCTGCGCGGCCTAGAAGTTGGTATGGCCCACGGCTATTTCCTCGTCGGCCCCTGGACCCTGTTGGGCCCCCTCCGGGATGGGGATAACCCAGCCCTGGGTGGTCTGATTGGCGCTTTGGCCTTGGTGTTAATCGCGACCACAGCCCTCAGTAGCTACGGTCTCGTCTCCTTCCAAGGGGAACAAGGCGGTGCTGATTCTCTGCAATCCTCCGAAGGCTGGAGCCAGTTTGCAGCGGGTTTCTTTGTTGGTGGTATGGGCGGTGCCTTTGTGGCCTATTTCTTGCTGGAAAATATCGCTGTTGTCGATAGCATTTTCCGGGGCTTAGTCAATTAG
- a CDS encoding TPM domain-containing protein — protein MNRMFSPLGWFRALGQGLLGLALLLTVVLGFNAPPARATSVYDLPVLSAGSPTFLVDAADAISLANEGRLNNDLKKLAQKTGQEVRFVVIRRLDFDTTMDGFADQLFQTWYPTPEEQAQQTLLVLDTLTNSTALRHGEAVKSLLNDEQVTSITNETIAVPLKDGAKYNQALLEADKRLVAILSGQTDPGPPRVAEISLEGTFATAEETDDRSATLWVVVLLALATLIPMVTYFWYVGLPGR, from the coding sequence ATGAATCGGATGTTTTCTCCCCTCGGCTGGTTCCGCGCCCTTGGGCAAGGGTTACTGGGGCTGGCCCTTCTGTTGACCGTTGTTCTCGGGTTTAATGCCCCCCCCGCTAGGGCCACCAGCGTTTATGATTTACCCGTACTCAGTGCCGGTTCCCCAACTTTCTTGGTGGATGCCGCCGACGCCATTAGTTTGGCTAACGAGGGCCGTTTGAATAATGACCTGAAAAAATTGGCCCAAAAAACCGGTCAGGAAGTGCGGTTTGTCGTTATCCGTCGCCTAGATTTTGATACCACCATGGACGGCTTTGCCGACCAACTCTTTCAAACCTGGTATCCTACCCCGGAAGAACAGGCTCAGCAAACTTTGCTGGTGTTAGATACCCTCACCAACAGTACCGCTCTACGGCATGGCGAAGCGGTCAAAAGCCTTCTGAATGATGAGCAAGTGACGAGCATCACTAACGAAACTATCGCCGTTCCCCTCAAAGATGGCGCTAAGTATAATCAGGCCCTGCTGGAGGCAGACAAACGTCTTGTCGCTATTCTCTCGGGCCAAACCGACCCCGGCCCTCCCCGTGTAGCGGAAATTAGCCTGGAGGGAACCTTTGCCACGGCGGAGGAAACCGATGACCGCAGTGCGACGCTTTGGGTTGTCGTTTTACTGGCCCTGGCGACGCTGATCCCAATGGTGACTTATTTTTGGTACGTTGGCCTGCCGGGCCGTTAA
- a CDS encoding pentapeptide repeat-containing protein gives MLQLFYPLRRLVFQGHQRLLVLTVLWLWLTLSLPAEAVSYVKASLVDADFSHQDLRDANFDHANLRGSDFSYSDLRGVRFFAANLEGANFEGANLRVTDFESARLTHANFKNAVLEGAFGTNIKVGEANIEGADFTDMILRPDVEAYLCERARGTNPETGRATRDTLFCD, from the coding sequence ATGTTGCAGTTGTTCTATCCCCTCCGTCGTCTCGTTTTCCAAGGGCATCAACGGCTACTAGTCCTGACTGTCCTCTGGTTATGGTTGACCTTGTCCCTACCGGCGGAGGCAGTCAGTTACGTTAAAGCCAGTCTCGTGGATGCGGACTTTTCCCACCAAGACCTGCGGGATGCCAACTTTGACCATGCCAATCTACGGGGCTCCGATTTTAGTTACTCAGACCTGCGGGGAGTTCGTTTTTTTGCCGCGAATCTGGAGGGCGCCAATTTTGAGGGAGCCAACCTGCGGGTTACGGATTTTGAATCGGCCCGGTTGACCCATGCCAACTTTAAAAATGCGGTGCTAGAGGGGGCCTTTGGTACCAACATTAAGGTGGGTGAAGCCAATATTGAAGGGGCCGACTTTACGGACATGATCCTACGCCCCGATGTGGAAGCCTACCTCTGTGAACGGGCTCGGGGAACCAACCCAGAAACCGGGCGGGCCACCCGCGACACCCTCTTTTGCGATTAA
- a CDS encoding YraN family protein: protein MTDIGEIGEQLVAHWLRQQGWMLRYHRWRCRWGEIDLIVQGEEPTTLAFVEVKTRRGRSWDEGGLLAIVPTKQRKLIVTAQHFLTQHPHLSSLPCRFDVALVQYRQNPQAQAGQLPSQLGLGQYCSWQGYEICLQNYLVGAFEG, encoded by the coding sequence ATGACGGACATTGGGGAAATCGGAGAGCAACTCGTTGCCCATTGGCTCCGCCAACAGGGATGGATGCTCCGGTACCACCGTTGGCGTTGTCGCTGGGGAGAAATTGACCTCATTGTCCAGGGGGAAGAGCCAACGACTCTAGCCTTTGTGGAGGTTAAAACCCGTCGAGGACGCAGTTGGGATGAGGGGGGTTTGCTGGCTATCGTACCAACAAAGCAGCGAAAATTGATTGTGACGGCCCAGCACTTTTTGACCCAGCATCCCCACTTGAGTTCTCTGCCTTGTCGCTTTGATGTGGCTCTCGTGCAGTACCGCCAAAATCCCCAAGCCCAGGCCGGCCAACTCCCGTCCCAGTTGGGCCTAGGGCAATATTGTTCCTGGCAGGGTTACGAGATTTGTTTACAGAATTACTTGGTGGGGGCCTTTGAGGGCTAA
- a CDS encoding glucose-6-phosphate isomerase — translation MNNQELWQRYQDWLYFHPGLEFYLDISRMGFDERFVASLEPKFKQAFQSMAALEKGAIANPDEQRMVGHYWLRNPDLAPNAALRQEITEPLAQILRFAQQVHQGQVKPPQAERFTQILAIGIGGSALGPQFVSQALAPDFPPLEIQFIDNIDPAGIDRIFQRLGDHLKSTLVITTSKSGGTPEPRNGLAETQAVFQRQGLNFPAQAVAVTMPGSHLDQQAKAEQWLAIFPMQDWVGGRTSELSAVGLLPAALQGIDIQAMLDGAKVMDEATRVPDLKTNPAALLALAWYYAGNGRGEKDMVILPYKDSLLLFSRYLQQLVMESLGKERDLDGNLVYQGIAVYGNKGSTDQHAYVQQLREGVPNFFATFIEVLEDRSGPSLELEPGITSGDFLSGFLQGTRQALFDNHRDSITVTIPQVNPRTVGALIALYERAVSLYACLVNINAYHQPGVEAGKKAAAAILALQKTVLQVLQSQSVPISLEALAVKAEAPEQVETIYKIVRHLAANQRGVVLTGDLRQLTRLQVIWQKVVEIHN, via the coding sequence ATGAATAATCAAGAACTCTGGCAACGTTATCAAGATTGGCTATATTTTCACCCCGGTCTTGAATTTTACTTAGACATCAGTCGGATGGGCTTTGATGAGCGGTTTGTAGCCAGTCTTGAACCGAAATTTAAGCAAGCTTTTCAGAGTATGGCCGCCCTAGAAAAAGGGGCTATTGCTAACCCCGATGAACAACGGATGGTGGGTCACTACTGGCTCCGTAATCCTGACCTGGCTCCCAACGCGGCCCTGAGACAGGAAATCACCGAACCCCTAGCCCAAATTCTTCGCTTTGCTCAGCAAGTACACCAAGGCCAGGTCAAGCCCCCCCAAGCCGAACGCTTCACCCAGATTTTGGCCATTGGCATTGGCGGCTCAGCCCTCGGCCCCCAGTTTGTTTCCCAGGCCCTGGCCCCAGATTTCCCTCCCCTAGAGATTCAATTCATTGATAACATTGACCCCGCCGGCATTGACCGAATTTTTCAGCGCTTGGGAGACCACCTGAAGAGTACCCTTGTGATTACCACGAGTAAGTCCGGGGGCACCCCTGAACCTCGCAATGGTCTTGCGGAAACCCAGGCCGTTTTTCAGCGTCAGGGCCTGAATTTCCCAGCCCAGGCCGTAGCTGTCACCATGCCGGGCAGTCACTTGGATCAACAGGCCAAAGCCGAACAGTGGTTGGCCATTTTCCCGATGCAGGACTGGGTAGGGGGCCGCACCTCGGAGCTATCCGCCGTTGGTCTCCTGCCAGCAGCCCTCCAGGGTATCGATATTCAGGCCATGCTAGACGGAGCCAAGGTGATGGATGAAGCCACCCGTGTTCCCGATCTAAAAACCAATCCCGCTGCTTTATTGGCCCTGGCCTGGTACTACGCCGGTAATGGCCGGGGGGAAAAGGACATGGTCATCCTCCCCTACAAGGATAGTTTGTTGCTCTTTAGCCGCTACCTCCAACAATTGGTGATGGAATCCCTGGGCAAGGAACGTGACCTAGACGGCAATCTAGTGTACCAGGGTATTGCGGTCTATGGTAATAAGGGTTCTACCGACCAGCACGCCTACGTCCAACAACTGCGGGAAGGGGTTCCCAACTTTTTTGCCACCTTCATTGAAGTTCTGGAAGACCGTTCTGGCCCTTCCCTGGAATTGGAACCCGGCATCACCAGTGGCGACTTTCTCTCGGGCTTTTTACAGGGAACGCGCCAGGCCCTGTTTGATAATCATCGGGATTCGATTACCGTCACCATTCCCCAGGTTAATCCGCGTACTGTGGGGGCCCTGATTGCGCTCTACGAACGGGCCGTGAGTCTTTACGCCTGTCTGGTTAATATCAATGCCTATCATCAGCCGGGCGTAGAAGCGGGGAAAAAAGCAGCGGCGGCCATCCTGGCTTTGCAAAAAACCGTCCTCCAGGTTCTCCAGTCCCAATCGGTTCCGATTTCCCTAGAAGCATTAGCAGTAAAAGCAGAGGCCCCAGAACAGGTTGAAACCATTTATAAAATTGTCCGTCACTTAGCGGCCAATCAGCGGGGGGTCGTACTCACAGGGGATCTGCGTCAGCTAACCCGTTTGCAAGTGATTTGGCAGAAAGTGGTTGAGATACATAACTAA
- a CDS encoding adenosine kinase — translation MSRRYHVYGIGNALVDMEFTVTPEQLEALGIDKGVMTLVDEQRENELIAQLQSQRCKQSGGGSAANTMVALAQLGGKGFYSCKVAQDEAGTFYLADLQACGLTTNLHNGDRQPGITGKCLVLITPDADRTMNTFLGITAHLSTAELVPEALQDSDYLYIEGYLVTSPTAKACAIEAKALAEAAGVKTSLSLSDPNMTTYFKEGLLEMIGSGVDLLFANESEAMTLAGTPDSNETLAYCKTLAKSFAITKGSQGSVIFDGEKFLEIPTTPVQAIDTVGAGDMYAGGLLYGLTQGWDYGQAATLASRLAAKVVTCYGPRLEPSVIQAITTEVLQDRG, via the coding sequence ATGAGTCGCCGCTATCACGTCTATGGGATCGGAAATGCCCTGGTGGATATGGAATTTACCGTCACGCCGGAACAGCTAGAAGCCCTGGGAATTGACAAGGGCGTGATGACCTTAGTGGATGAGCAACGGGAAAATGAATTGATTGCCCAGCTCCAGTCCCAACGCTGTAAGCAGAGCGGTGGAGGGTCAGCAGCCAATACGATGGTGGCCCTGGCACAACTGGGGGGTAAGGGGTTTTATTCCTGCAAAGTAGCTCAGGATGAAGCTGGCACTTTTTATCTCGCAGACCTCCAGGCCTGTGGCCTAACGACCAATCTCCACAACGGAGATCGCCAACCGGGGATTACCGGCAAATGTCTGGTGCTGATTACCCCCGATGCTGACCGTACCATGAACACCTTTTTGGGAATTACGGCCCATCTTTCAACGGCGGAATTAGTCCCCGAGGCCCTCCAGGATTCCGACTATCTCTACATCGAAGGCTATTTGGTGACCTCTCCCACCGCCAAAGCCTGCGCCATTGAAGCAAAGGCCCTCGCTGAGGCGGCCGGGGTTAAAACCAGCTTGTCGTTATCTGACCCCAACATGACCACCTATTTCAAAGAGGGCCTATTGGAAATGATTGGCTCTGGGGTTGATTTACTCTTTGCCAATGAATCTGAGGCCATGACCCTGGCCGGAACCCCGGACTCTAACGAAACCCTCGCCTACTGCAAGACCCTGGCCAAAAGCTTTGCCATTACCAAAGGCTCCCAAGGCTCCGTCATTTTTGATGGTGAGAAGTTCTTAGAAATTCCGACGACGCCCGTCCAGGCCATTGATACCGTAGGGGCCGGCGATATGTATGCGGGCGGATTACTCTACGGTCTGACCCAGGGTTGGGATTATGGACAGGCCGCGACCTTGGCCTCTCGTCTAGCGGCTAAGGTGGTCACTTGCTATGGCCCTCGCCTGGAACCTTCGGTGATCCAAGCAATTACCACAGAAGTGCTGCAAGACCGGGGTTAA
- a CDS encoding alpha/beta fold hydrolase, protein MTWDLYTKGILWGLLAVIFAYLGMSATAARKLIKPIRIFDPNKRFVFDAEPEDVYILTSDHQNIAGWYLESKSSDQAIILVHGLHSSRTQEFAGQFTEFGAALNRQGFSILMIDLRGHGQSSDAKLTFGLTERKDIIAAAHWLKHKGFRAGKIGVLGVSMGSACVIGAAADTPDIAAIVIDSGYAEVYPIMQKHWQSASGLPDVFLPSVMIFGRLLTGYDLTSSKPVQEIHHLSPRPVLLIHSKLDPYTSVDNAYQLKAAYPPAEYWETDAQTHPESYNTDPRLYVDKVTDFFRRCLK, encoded by the coding sequence ATGACTTGGGATCTATACACTAAGGGAATTCTCTGGGGGCTATTAGCAGTCATTTTTGCCTATCTGGGAATGTCAGCGACCGCCGCCAGAAAACTGATTAAACCAATCAGGATATTTGATCCAAACAAAAGATTTGTTTTTGACGCTGAACCAGAGGATGTTTACATCTTGACATCAGATCATCAAAATATTGCTGGATGGTATCTTGAATCTAAATCATCAGATCAGGCTATTATCTTAGTACATGGTTTACATTCCAGTCGCACCCAAGAATTTGCAGGTCAATTTACTGAATTTGGGGCCGCGCTGAATCGACAGGGCTTTTCTATCCTGATGATAGATTTGCGAGGGCACGGGCAGAGTTCTGATGCCAAATTGACCTTTGGCTTGACTGAACGAAAAGATATTATTGCTGCAGCCCATTGGCTTAAACACAAGGGTTTCCGAGCTGGAAAAATTGGAGTTTTAGGCGTATCGATGGGATCGGCTTGTGTTATCGGAGCGGCTGCCGATACCCCAGATATTGCCGCTATTGTGATAGACAGCGGTTATGCAGAAGTTTACCCGATTATGCAAAAACATTGGCAATCGGCCTCGGGACTACCAGATGTCTTTTTACCTTCTGTAATGATATTTGGCCGTTTGCTTACTGGCTATGATCTGACATCATCGAAACCGGTGCAAGAAATTCACCACTTGTCCCCGCGACCGGTCTTGCTTATTCATAGTAAACTTGACCCCTATACCTCTGTTGACAATGCTTACCAGCTCAAAGCGGCATATCCCCCAGCAGAATACTGGGAGACCGATGCTCAAACACATCCCGAGAGTTATAATACAGACCCGAGATTATATGTAGATAAAGTTACTGATTTCTTCCGTCGTTGTTTGAAGTAG
- a CDS encoding MoaD/ThiS family protein produces the protein MAVKVLIPTPLQKFTNEQATIECSASNVGELIESLENNCPGIKARLCDEEGKPRRFLNFYVNSEDIRFLEGTATALSDGDEVSIVPAVAGG, from the coding sequence ATGGCCGTCAAAGTCCTAATTCCCACCCCCCTGCAAAAATTTACCAATGAGCAGGCCACCATCGAGTGCTCTGCCAGCAATGTAGGGGAACTGATCGAGTCCCTAGAAAACAATTGCCCCGGCATTAAGGCCCGCCTCTGTGATGAAGAGGGCAAACCCCGCCGCTTTCTTAACTTTTACGTCAACAGTGAGGATATTCGTTTCCTCGAAGGAACGGCCACGGCCCTCAGCGATGGCGATGAAGTCAGCATTGTCCCCGCCGTAGCGGGAGGCTAG
- the thrC gene encoding threonine synthase — MTVATQTTPTFTSACTKLVSKEGGTEYPLKAIHICEETFAPLEVAYDYDLIRRHVTRETIQAGPNSIWRYRAFLPVEGNDLIDVGTGMTPLVKSHRLARRLGLKNLYIKNDAVNMPTLSFKDRVVSVALTRARELGFTTVSCASTGNLANSTAAIAAHAGLDCCVFIPADLEAGKILGTLIYNPTVMAVKGNYDQVNRLCCEVGNTYGWGFVNINLRPYYSEGSKTLGFEVAEQLGWKLPDHVVAPLASGSLYTKIHKGFQEFIKVGLVEDKAVRFSGAQAEGCSPIATAFKEGRDFISPVKPNTIAKSIAIGNPADGVYALELARKTNGYIESVTDAEIVEGIKLLAETEGIFTETAGGTTIAVLKKLVEAGKIDPEETTVAYITGNGLKTQEAVQGYIGEPLVIDPKLDSFERALERSRTLERLEWQQVLV, encoded by the coding sequence ATGACCGTAGCAACACAAACAACCCCAACTTTTACCTCTGCCTGCACCAAACTGGTTTCCAAGGAAGGCGGCACCGAATATCCCCTCAAGGCCATTCACATCTGTGAAGAAACCTTTGCGCCCCTGGAAGTAGCCTACGACTACGACCTGATTCGTCGCCACGTTACCCGTGAAACCATCCAAGCCGGCCCCAACTCCATCTGGCGCTACCGGGCCTTTTTGCCCGTCGAAGGCAATGACCTGATCGATGTGGGTACCGGCATGACCCCCTTGGTCAAATCCCATCGTTTAGCCCGCCGTCTGGGCCTGAAAAATCTCTACATCAAAAACGATGCGGTCAATATGCCCACCCTGAGCTTTAAAGACCGGGTAGTTTCCGTTGCCTTAACGCGGGCGCGGGAATTGGGTTTCACCACCGTTTCCTGTGCGAGTACGGGGAACTTGGCCAACTCGACGGCGGCCATTGCAGCCCATGCCGGTCTTGATTGCTGTGTCTTCATTCCAGCGGATCTCGAAGCCGGTAAAATCCTGGGAACCCTTATCTACAACCCGACGGTGATGGCCGTCAAAGGCAACTACGACCAAGTCAACCGCCTCTGTTGTGAAGTTGGTAACACCTATGGCTGGGGCTTTGTCAACATTAACCTGCGGCCCTACTACTCCGAAGGCTCCAAAACCCTGGGCTTTGAAGTTGCCGAGCAATTGGGCTGGAAACTCCCTGATCATGTGGTAGCCCCCTTGGCCTCCGGTTCTCTCTACACCAAAATCCACAAAGGCTTCCAAGAATTTATCAAAGTGGGCCTAGTGGAAGACAAAGCCGTGCGGTTCAGCGGTGCCCAGGCCGAAGGGTGTTCCCCCATCGCCACCGCCTTTAAGGAAGGTCGGGACTTCATTTCCCCTGTCAAACCCAACACCATTGCTAAATCTATTGCTATCGGTAATCCGGCGGATGGGGTCTATGCTCTAGAGCTGGCCCGTAAAACCAATGGTTATATCGAAAGTGTTACCGATGCTGAAATTGTGGAAGGCATCAAACTGTTGGCGGAAACGGAAGGCATCTTCACCGAAACCGCTGGCGGTACCACCATCGCAGTACTCAAAAAGCTGGTGGAAGCCGGTAAAATTGACCCGGAAGAAACCACCGTGGCCTACATCACCGGCAATGGTCTGAAAACCCAAGAAGCGGTGCAAGGCTACATCGGTGAACCCCTGGTGATTGACCCCAAACTCGATAGCTTCGAGCGGGCCCTGGAACGGTCTCGCACCCTAGAGCGCCTGGAATGGCAACAGGTTTTGGTTTAG